The following nucleotide sequence is from Pseudonocardia sp. C8.
GATCTTCGGTGCGAGCGCGCGCCGCCGGTCGGACGCCGCACCCCCGCGCTTGAACGCGGCGCGGGCCTCGGCGGTGCGGGCGAGGTGCTCGCGGGCGACCGCGTCGATGCGGGCGACCCGGTCGCGTTGCGCGGCCCGGTAGCGCTCCAGGAACTCCGGCGCGTACGACGAGCTCGCGGGGGGCTCGGCGAACCCGTTCGCGGCATCGAACGGGTCGAGCTCGGGGACCACCGAGAGCGGGTCGCCCTCGTCTGCGACCGAGGGATCGATGCACCCGAGCAGCAGCCGGCCCTGCCCCGGGTGCGGCGCGAGGAAGATCGCGCCGTCCGGCACCGGCATCGCGGCGTCGGCGAGCGGGACCGGCCGCCCGCCCGGCGTGGTGGCGATGCGCCGTTCCGGCGGGCGGCCCGCCTGCTCGTGGTAGAAGGCGTAGAGGGTGCCGCCCCCCGAGTGGCCGAGGGTGACGACCGCGTCGAACCCGCGCTCGCGCAGGAACTCCGTCCCGGCGGCGACGTCGAGCAGCGCCTGCTCGTGCACGAGGGTGAGGTCGTTGTTGACCGACCGGCTCTGCTGGGTCCAGACCGCGACACCGGCCTGCAGCAGCAGCGGCACCAGCGGGTGGTGCGTGACGTCCTGGCGGGGGTGCATCAGGCACACCACGGTGCGCGCACCGGGCACCGTCGCCAGCACGCCGCGGACGGTGGCCCCGTCGTGCGTGGCCAGCTCGTGGACGCTGGTGACGCCTGACTCCGGGCGGCGGCCCGGGGTCAGGTAGCGCCCCGCCCCGAGCCCCGTGGTCCGGGTCATGCCGGCGCCACCCGCAGCGCGTCCTTGTCGTGCTGGGTGATCCGGCTGCCCCGGGGCACGCCGGCCACGCACGAGTACCAGACGGCGTGCCGGCAGCCGGTGGTCCGGCGGTCGATCACGATCTGCCCCTCGGCGCGGATCTCGAAGTACGGTCCGACCCGGTCGACGACGACGTCCGGGGCCTCCGCGGCGACCTTGGCCACGGAGGTGTTCTCGGGGACGTCGAGGACG
It contains:
- a CDS encoding alpha/beta hydrolase — encoded protein: MTRTTGLGAGRYLTPGRRPESGVTSVHELATHDGATVRGVLATVPGARTVVCLMHPRQDVTHHPLVPLLLQAGVAVWTQQSRSVNNDLTLVHEQALLDVAAGTEFLRERGFDAVVTLGHSGGGTLYAFYHEQAGRPPERRIATTPGGRPVPLADAAMPVPDGAIFLAPHPGQGRLLLGCIDPSVADEGDPLSVVPELDPFDAANGFAEPPASSSYAPEFLERYRAAQRDRVARIDAVAREHLARTAEARAAFKRGGAASDRRRALAPKIITVFRTDADPRTVDLSLDPSERPYGSVFGRRPDLINYGQVGFGRLTTPEAWLSTWSGLSSNADFVRCAPGVSAPTLFVELSGDQAAFPSDSRRMIDALGSTDRTATTVRGLHFGGPIADGEPTGNELAAREIAGWLSDRFALVPPA